The Acidovorax sp. RAC01 genomic sequence TGTCTGCGCTGGTGGGTACTGCTTGCGCTGCACTGATTCCCGACCCGGCACTTGCTGGCGCTGTGGCGGTGGGGCTGGCGGTAGCGCTGATGGTGCCCTTGCGCTGCCTGCATCCTCCTGGCGGCGCAATGGCGCTGTACATGGTGCTGACGGCGTCGGACGGGCTGCACCTGCCTGGGCTGTCGGTACTTCTGAATCTGCTGGTGCTGCTGGCAGTGGCGGTGGTCTACAACGGGCTGACGGGGCGGCGCTACCCGCATCCGCAACGGCGCGAACAGCGTGCCGATGCCCAGTCCGGGGGCTTCGCAGCGTCGGATGTGGATGCCGCCCTGGCGCACTACAACCAGGTGCTGGACATCAGCCGCGCAGACCTCGAAGGCCTGCTCCACCTGGCCGGACGTGCTGCATTCCAGCGCACGCTGGGCGACATCCGCTGCGCGCAGATCATGTCCACCCCGCCGCTGGCTGTGGCCGCTGACGCCTCGCTCAAGGATGCCTGGGCTTTGATGCGTGCCCAGCAGATCAAGGCTCTGCCGGTAATGGATGCCAGCATGGTCGTGATCGGCATCGTCACGGTTGCCGATTTCATGCGCCTAGCCAATCTGGATGTTCACGAGGGCCTGGGTCAGCGGCTCAAGACGCTGGTGCTGGGGCGCAGTGGGCAGCCCACCACGGTCGGGGCCATCATGTCGAGCCCGGTCCAGGTGGCGCAGGTGGGCCAGCACGCCATGGACCTGGTGCCGCTTTTCTCGCAGGGCGGGCACCACCATGTGCCGATCGTGGATGGCGACCACCGGCTGCTGGGCGTCATTACCCAGAGCGATCTCATGCGTACCCTGGCACGAGCCCTGCAAGTGCCGGGCGAGGCCGCTGCGCACACCGCCGCTGTGGCCCCTCCCATCCCGCTGGCGGCTGATAGGCAAAAAGGGTAGGGCGCGGTACAATCGACAGGCTTTGCACAGCGCTTGCCTGTCCATTGACGCCGGCTCTCCCGGCCACCTGCCTGATCTGCGCCACGGGTGCAGCGAACCCCACCGCCCGCAACGCCCCGTGTGTCGAGCAAGCATCGACCACGCGGAGACCTTCATGGCGGCGTTCCCCGGCGGTCAGCCGCAGATCACCGAATATTTGTATTGAAGAGATAAACATGGCCAAAGAAGAACTCATTGAAATGCAGGGCTCTGTCACGGAAGTGCTGCCCGACTCGCGCTTTCGCGTCACCCTGGACAACGGTCACCAGCTGATCGCTTACACGGGCGGCAAGATGCGCAAGCACCACATCCGCATCCTGGCGGGCGACAAGGTGTCGCTGGAAATGTCGCCCTACGACCTGAGCAAGGGCCGGATCACTTTCCGCCACCTTGCCGGTCGCGGCCCAGGCCCTTCGTCCAGCCGTTGATCGTTTTTTTCCGGCCCGGTGTGGCCGGTTGACACGGCAGGTGGCTCGGCCTGCGGTGTCCCGTCAGCATGGCTGCCTGACCGATCCGCTAAAAAATTCAAAAAAGCGTGCATCGAGCCAGAAACCACCCATTTGCCGGGTTAGAATACGAGCTGTCGGAGCGTAGCGCAGCCTGGTAGCGCATCTGCTTTGGGAGCAGAGGGTCGCGAGTTCGAATCCCGCCGCTCCGACCATTGTTTGAAAGCCCTGCAGCTTCATGCTGCAGGGCTTTTTTCATGGGGTTTGGTTTCATGCTGCCGGGCAGGTCCTGCAGGCTCCTGCCTTGGGACGCGTTCGGTAACATGGCGCCTTTCAAGCGATCGATCGCCCATCCATTCCCGAACCGCCGCCCATGGCCAACCCCTCACCGTTCCTGCCGGCCTCGCCGTACAGCGCTTCAGGCGCCTTACCCGGCCCGCGTTATGCGGCCGTGGATGCCCTGCGCGGGCTCGCCATGGTGTGGATGACGGTTTTTCACTTCTGCTTTGACCTCAGCCACTTCGGGCTGTGGCCGCAAAACTTCCGTGCCGACCCGTTCTGGACAACCCAGCGCACGTTCATTGTGAGTCTGTTCCTTTTCTGCGCAGGGCTCGGCCAGGCGATTGCCCTCTACCAGGGGCAGGGCTGGCTGCGTTTCGGCCGCCGGTGGCTCCAGATTGCGGGCTGCGCGTTGCTGGTTACCGCGGGCTCGTTCATCATGTTTCCGGGTAGCTACATCCACTTTGGGGTGCTGCATGGCATGGCAATCATGCTTCTGGTCGCCCGTGTGAGCGCAGGTTGGGGGCGCTGGCTGTGGCTCGCCGGGCTGGTGGCGCTGGCGTTGCCTGTGCTGTTCCAGCAGGCGCTGCCCATGCTTTGGCCTGAAGCGGCGAGTGTGTTCAACAGCAAAGCGCTGAACTGGCTGGGGCTGGTGACGCGCAAGCCGTTCACGGAGGACTACGTGCCGGTGCTCCCCTGGCTTGGCGTGCTCTGGTGGGGGCTGGCCTGCGGGCAGTGGCTTCTGTCTGCGCCTGCGCGGGTCATCCAGTCCCCATTACCGGCCGGACTGGCTCCGCTTGCCACGCTGGGCCGTTGGAGCCTGAGCTATTACATGCTTCACCAGCCCGTGATGATTGGCTTGCTGATGGCTGCGATGTGGGTGGGTAACCGTTGATGCGGATCGACCGCGGGATTGTCTTTATGGTCCGCGACTGACCTTGGGGCGCGAGTTACAGGGGCGCAGGGCATCCGCTGTGGCATCGGCCATGCTGTAACGCACTCCTCTGGGGTGAGAGGCACCCCCAAAAACAAAACGCGGCCCAAGGGCCGCGTTGTCGAGAGGTTGCATGCCCCCCAAGGGGCCCGAGCGCCCGTCGCTGGTTACTCGACCTTGGCCTTGGCGCGCAGGTCTTCCTGGAACTTGGCCAGCTTTTGCTGCTGCAGCTGTTGTGCCACCTGGGGCTTGACTTCG encodes the following:
- a CDS encoding HPP family protein produces the protein MKNFWPSPLGIDRGERVRFVAGAVVGVLVTALLGRWWAGHGVGGPWLVASLGASAVLVFGMPSSPLAQPWPVLGGSAVSALVGTACAALIPDPALAGAVAVGLAVALMVPLRCLHPPGGAMALYMVLTASDGLHLPGLSVLLNLLVLLAVAVVYNGLTGRRYPHPQRREQRADAQSGGFAASDVDAALAHYNQVLDISRADLEGLLHLAGRAAFQRTLGDIRCAQIMSTPPLAVAADASLKDAWALMRAQQIKALPVMDASMVVIGIVTVADFMRLANLDVHEGLGQRLKTLVLGRSGQPTTVGAIMSSPVQVAQVGQHAMDLVPLFSQGGHHHVPIVDGDHRLLGVITQSDLMRTLARALQVPGEAAAHTAAVAPPIPLAADRQKG
- the infA gene encoding translation initiation factor IF-1 gives rise to the protein MAKEELIEMQGSVTEVLPDSRFRVTLDNGHQLIAYTGGKMRKHHIRILAGDKVSLEMSPYDLSKGRITFRHLAGRGPGPSSSR
- a CDS encoding DUF1624 domain-containing protein; the protein is MANPSPFLPASPYSASGALPGPRYAAVDALRGLAMVWMTVFHFCFDLSHFGLWPQNFRADPFWTTQRTFIVSLFLFCAGLGQAIALYQGQGWLRFGRRWLQIAGCALLVTAGSFIMFPGSYIHFGVLHGMAIMLLVARVSAGWGRWLWLAGLVALALPVLFQQALPMLWPEAASVFNSKALNWLGLVTRKPFTEDYVPVLPWLGVLWWGLACGQWLLSAPARVIQSPLPAGLAPLATLGRWSLSYYMLHQPVMIGLLMAAMWVGNR